A genomic window from Algoriphagus sp. Y33 includes:
- a CDS encoding cellulose synthase family protein, protein MILLYLLIGIYALGMLFIFVYSLAQGHLLLRFLGAKKSLELVPHVSPVVWPKVTVQLPVYNELYVVDRLVEAISRINYPLELLEIQVLDDSTDQTAKLIQRKILEFPEINFKYIHRSDRSGFKAGALKEGLAKASGEFIAIFDADFVPDPDFLLKTIPYFSSAKVGMVQTRWTHLNKNYSLLTRLQAFALDAHFLIEQIGRNSQHAFINFNGTGGIWRKTCIVDAGNWQDDTLTEDLDLSYRAQRRGWEFVYRPEIESPAELPPIMSAVKSQQFRWTKGGAECAVKHAKAVLGENLPFSTKFHAMAHLFNSSIFIAVLLVSLSSMGVWWAGTQGMISANLFKISGLFMIGFVIIAGVYLVGYFYEKRSFWRSLIQAIYMLPLFLSVSMGLGLHNAQAVWEGLSGKKSPFIRTPKFNLESGSGLETNRYLKFKIPVTTWMEGGLMLVFSGMVALHIYLGTFEMLPFHLMLSVGYGLVFFSSFKAYSLGK, encoded by the coding sequence ATGATTTTATTATATCTTTTGATTGGGATTTATGCCCTGGGAATGCTGTTTATTTTTGTTTACAGCCTTGCTCAAGGGCATTTGCTTTTAAGGTTTCTTGGTGCAAAAAAATCATTGGAACTGGTGCCTCATGTTTCACCTGTAGTCTGGCCAAAAGTCACAGTACAGTTACCAGTCTACAATGAACTTTACGTTGTAGATCGTTTGGTAGAGGCAATTTCCCGGATAAATTATCCCTTGGAATTACTGGAAATCCAAGTGCTGGATGACAGCACAGATCAGACCGCCAAGTTGATCCAAAGGAAAATCCTTGAGTTTCCTGAAATCAATTTCAAATACATTCATCGTTCTGACAGGTCAGGCTTTAAGGCGGGTGCATTAAAGGAAGGCTTGGCTAAAGCCAGCGGAGAGTTTATCGCGATTTTCGATGCGGATTTTGTTCCTGATCCTGATTTTTTGCTGAAAACCATTCCTTATTTCTCTTCGGCCAAAGTCGGAATGGTCCAAACCCGCTGGACACATTTGAACAAAAACTATTCGCTGCTTACACGCTTACAGGCTTTTGCGCTGGATGCACATTTTCTGATCGAACAGATCGGGAGAAACAGCCAGCATGCATTTATCAATTTCAATGGAACCGGTGGTATTTGGAGAAAGACCTGTATTGTTGATGCGGGAAACTGGCAGGATGATACATTGACTGAGGATTTGGATTTGAGCTACCGTGCCCAGCGCAGAGGATGGGAGTTTGTCTATAGACCGGAAATAGAATCCCCGGCGGAGCTTCCTCCGATTATGTCGGCAGTAAAGTCACAGCAATTTCGCTGGACCAAAGGAGGAGCAGAATGCGCAGTAAAACATGCCAAAGCGGTTTTGGGGGAAAATCTTCCGTTTTCTACTAAATTTCACGCGATGGCCCATCTCTTCAACAGCAGTATTTTTATAGCAGTTTTATTAGTGAGCCTGAGTAGTATGGGCGTGTGGTGGGCAGGAACGCAAGGCATGATTTCAGCGAATCTGTTCAAAATTTCGGGACTGTTTATGATCGGGTTTGTGATCATTGCAGGTGTGTATTTGGTTGGGTATTTCTATGAGAAACGAAGTTTTTGGAGAAGCTTGATTCAAGCCATCTATATGTTGCCATTATTCCTGTCGGTGTCTATGGGCCTAGGCTTGCATAATGCCCAGGCAGTTTGGGAAGGGCTTTCCGGTAAAAAATCACCCTTTATCCGTACTCCAAAATTTAACCTGGAAAGTGGTTCCGGTCTGGAAACAAATCGTTACCTCAAGTTCAAAATCCCGGTTACCACCTGGATGGAAGGTGGGTTGATGCTGGTGTTTTCAGGTATGGTAGCACTCCATATTTATTTGGGTACTTTCGAAATGTTGCCCTTTCACCTGATGCTCTCAGTAGGATATGGGTTGGTTTTCTTTTCATCATTCAAAGCCTATAGTTTGGGTAAATAA
- a CDS encoding alpha/beta fold hydrolase: MNPKRLTFTNRNGHELAAHLYLPADQKPHFFAIFAHCFTCSKNFSAVTRICTALSQNGIAALSFDFTGLGMSEGEFADSTFTGNVSDLLDAADFLTREYQSPKMLIGHSLGGAAVLYAAAEISEVEAVVTIAAPAFPAHVRHLFVDSIEEIEKSGSAKVKIGGRPFHISKSFVDDLEQKPLATFLKKLKKSLLIMHSPQDEIVEISNAAEIYSAAFHPKSFISLDGANHLVSDPKDSEYIAEVIGSWSKRYVIVNEEKQSNDTQGNQVFVRLSGEKYTTEVMTPNHHLIADEPADLGGDDLGPNPYDLLMASLGSCTAMTLKMYADRKKWPLKEVSVFLNHEKVHLSDSAHPEENTAKVSQFTRIIEIEGELDAEQRQKLLEISNKCPVHRTLQEEIIIQTMLAK, from the coding sequence ATGAACCCAAAACGACTGACATTTACCAATAGAAATGGCCATGAGCTGGCGGCACACCTCTATCTGCCTGCTGATCAAAAGCCGCATTTTTTTGCGATTTTTGCGCATTGCTTCACCTGCTCCAAAAACTTCTCGGCTGTCACCCGAATTTGTACTGCACTTTCCCAAAATGGAATAGCTGCATTAAGTTTCGATTTCACAGGGCTAGGGATGAGTGAAGGAGAATTCGCCGACTCAACTTTTACTGGTAATGTGAGTGATTTACTGGATGCGGCCGATTTCCTAACCAGAGAATATCAATCTCCCAAAATGCTCATCGGCCATTCGCTTGGAGGCGCAGCGGTGTTATATGCGGCAGCTGAGATAAGTGAAGTAGAAGCCGTTGTAACTATTGCTGCGCCTGCATTCCCGGCGCATGTCCGCCATTTGTTCGTGGATAGTATTGAGGAAATAGAGAAAAGCGGAAGTGCAAAAGTTAAAATTGGCGGCCGTCCATTTCATATCAGCAAGAGCTTTGTGGATGATTTGGAGCAGAAACCCTTGGCTACTTTTCTGAAAAAGCTGAAGAAGTCTCTACTCATCATGCATTCTCCCCAGGATGAAATCGTGGAAATCAGTAATGCTGCGGAGATTTACAGTGCGGCTTTTCATCCGAAAAGTTTTATCTCATTAGATGGTGCCAATCATTTGGTATCAGATCCCAAAGACAGCGAATACATCGCTGAGGTGATTGGAAGCTGGAGCAAACGCTATGTGATAGTAAATGAGGAAAAGCAGTCTAATGATACCCAAGGGAATCAGGTTTTCGTGAGACTTTCGGGAGAGAAATACACCACGGAAGTGATGACACCAAATCACCATTTGATTGCGGATGAGCCGGCTGACCTTGGAGGGGATGATCTGGGACCCAATCCATATGACTTGCTGATGGCTTCACTGGGAAGTTGCACCGCAATGACTTTGAAGATGTATGCAGATCGGAAAAAGTGGCCTTTGAAGGAAGTTTCCGTCTTTCTGAACCATGAGAAAGTTCACTTGTCTGACAGTGCCCATCCTGAAGAAAACACTGCAAAAGTCAGTCAATTTACCCGAATTATAGAAATCGAAGGGGAACTGGATGCAGAGCAAAGACAGAAACTGTTGGAGATTTCCAATAAGTGCCCTGTGCATCGCACACTGCAGGAGGAGATTATTATTCAAACCATGTTGGCAAAGTGA
- a CDS encoding DUF6503 family protein — MNIKHFFIFVLGLAAFSCESRTEAEKIVDKAIEAHGGQAYSNSKIEFDFRNTHYTIFKTPDRFEYIREFLDSTGNVIDVLNNAGFVRTVNGAKIDTLSEEWIGKYSRSVNSVAYFAFLPYGLNDPSVFKTSLGETEINGKNYDLIKVTFAEEGGGEDFDDEFLYWIGADDSIVDFMAYSYHTDGGGVRMREVGTVNEVGGIRFQNYLNLKPVDESVPVEKMQALYESGELELLSEINLENIKVEPLK; from the coding sequence ATGAATATTAAACACTTCTTTATTTTCGTGCTTGGCCTAGCTGCTTTTTCTTGTGAGTCCCGGACTGAAGCTGAGAAAATCGTTGACAAAGCTATAGAAGCGCATGGAGGACAGGCTTACTCCAATTCGAAAATTGAGTTTGATTTCAGAAACACCCATTATACCATTTTCAAAACACCGGATAGGTTTGAGTACATCCGCGAGTTTTTGGATTCTACAGGAAATGTAATAGACGTGCTGAACAATGCCGGTTTTGTGCGGACTGTAAATGGTGCGAAAATCGATACACTTTCCGAAGAATGGATTGGAAAATATTCCCGCTCGGTCAATTCGGTGGCTTATTTTGCTTTTCTTCCTTATGGGCTCAATGATCCTTCCGTTTTCAAAACTTCCCTGGGCGAAACAGAAATCAATGGGAAGAACTATGACTTGATCAAAGTGACTTTTGCCGAGGAAGGCGGAGGGGAGGATTTTGACGATGAGTTTTTGTACTGGATAGGTGCCGATGATTCGATTGTGGATTTCATGGCTTATAGCTACCATACGGATGGCGGAGGTGTGCGGATGAGAGAAGTAGGCACTGTAAACGAGGTGGGGGGAATTCGCTTTCAAAACTACCTAAATCTAAAGCCGGTGGATGAGTCGGTTCCTGTAGAGAAAATGCAGGCTTTGTACGAATCCGGTGAGTTAGAGCTGCTTTCGGAGATAAACTTGGAGAATATTAAGGTTGAACCGTTGAAATAA
- a CDS encoding Gfo/Idh/MocA family protein: protein MKNNQRRAFLKSTGLVGLGLFGAGNTLANEFDNLPFQAKNGVNRIQSFNMSGFSAPKIDTVRVGIVGLGMRGPGAVDRLSKIENVEIKALCDLIPERVDKAKSQLKDTPHQPDGYSGNAYAFKEMMDRNDLDLIYIATPWEWHTPMAVYAMEADKHVACEVPIAITVEECWQLVETSERTKKHCMQLENCCYDFFELMTLKMAREGYFGEVVHVEGAYIHDLLALNFNKENGYQDMWRLKENYRNGNLYATHGLGPICQILNVNRGDRMDYLTSTSSNDFSMHAEAKKLAEQDNFFASYATKKFRGNMNTTMVKTKNGKSIMIQHDVSSPRPYSRLHVVSGTEGYAQKYPEPRVAKGHGWLKDEEFKDLETKYTPEIIQKVGELAKKVGGHGGMDFMMDWRLIDCLRNGLPLDQDVYDAALWSCISPLSEWSVANRSNAIDVPDFTGGSWKTNAPVDITLNGGGTTGVRV from the coding sequence ATGAAAAATAACCAGAGAAGAGCGTTTCTGAAATCTACCGGCCTGGTAGGTTTGGGGCTTTTTGGAGCGGGCAATACTCTCGCCAATGAATTTGATAACCTGCCTTTCCAAGCGAAAAACGGAGTAAATCGAATCCAATCTTTTAATATGAGCGGTTTTTCAGCTCCTAAAATCGATACTGTCCGGGTAGGGATAGTGGGACTTGGGATGAGAGGCCCGGGAGCTGTTGATCGATTGAGTAAAATAGAGAATGTAGAGATAAAGGCGCTTTGTGACTTGATTCCTGAGCGGGTGGATAAGGCAAAGTCCCAGTTGAAGGATACACCGCATCAGCCTGACGGTTATTCCGGTAATGCTTATGCATTTAAGGAAATGATGGATCGGAATGATTTGGATCTGATCTATATCGCCACACCTTGGGAATGGCACACTCCAATGGCGGTTTATGCCATGGAAGCAGACAAGCATGTTGCCTGTGAGGTACCTATTGCCATTACAGTAGAAGAGTGCTGGCAATTGGTGGAGACTTCTGAGCGTACCAAGAAGCATTGTATGCAGCTGGAGAATTGCTGCTATGATTTCTTTGAATTGATGACGTTAAAAATGGCCCGTGAAGGCTATTTTGGCGAAGTGGTACATGTGGAAGGAGCTTATATTCATGATTTGTTGGCGCTGAATTTCAATAAGGAAAATGGCTATCAGGATATGTGGAGGCTTAAAGAGAACTACCGGAACGGTAATTTATATGCCACCCATGGACTAGGGCCTATTTGTCAAATCCTGAATGTCAACAGAGGAGACCGGATGGATTATTTGACCTCTACCTCATCCAATGATTTTTCCATGCATGCAGAGGCCAAGAAATTGGCTGAACAGGATAATTTTTTTGCTTCCTATGCTACAAAGAAATTCCGTGGGAACATGAATACTACAATGGTAAAAACGAAGAACGGCAAAAGTATCATGATTCAGCATGATGTGTCTTCCCCGCGTCCATATTCCAGACTTCATGTAGTAAGTGGTACGGAAGGATATGCACAAAAATATCCGGAACCGAGAGTTGCCAAAGGACACGGTTGGCTCAAGGATGAGGAGTTCAAGGATTTGGAAACCAAGTACACACCCGAGATTATCCAGAAGGTGGGAGAGCTGGCCAAAAAAGTAGGGGGCCATGGAGGCATGGACTTTATGATGGACTGGCGATTGATAGACTGTCTTAGAAATGGACTTCCTCTGGATCAGGATGTGTATGATGCGGCTCTTTGGAGCTGTATTTCTCCGCTTAGCGAATGGTCAGTGGCTAATAGGTCCAATGCTATTGATGTGCCTGATTTCACGGGGGGGAGCTGGAAAACAAATGCGCCGGTGGATATCACACTGAACGGTGGCGGAACGACCGGTGTGAGAGTGTGA
- a CDS encoding glycosyltransferase family 2 protein, translating to MHNPPIIDVIIPAYNEEKSIPKVIGDIPSLVRNVVVANNNSTDSTGKVAEMAGAKVVFEPQKGYGKACLTAMDWIKKQETQPDIVVFLDGDYSDFPEELPDLIQPILDQKAELVIGSRALGVREFGSMTFPQVFGNWLATTMMKYMQGAEFSDLGPFRAIVWPKLLELNMVDQNFGWTIEMQIKAHKAGLRYTEVPVNYRKRVGVSKVSGTVKGVFGAGWKIIYTIFKYW from the coding sequence ATGCATAATCCACCAATTATTGATGTAATCATTCCTGCCTACAATGAGGAGAAATCCATTCCAAAGGTAATTGGGGATATTCCATCTCTAGTCAGAAACGTAGTAGTAGCAAATAACAACTCTACAGACAGCACAGGAAAAGTAGCGGAGATGGCTGGGGCAAAAGTGGTTTTCGAACCTCAGAAAGGTTATGGAAAAGCATGTCTGACTGCGATGGACTGGATCAAAAAGCAGGAAACCCAACCGGATATTGTGGTCTTTTTGGATGGGGATTACAGCGATTTTCCTGAAGAATTGCCGGATTTGATTCAGCCTATTTTGGACCAAAAAGCAGAGCTGGTGATTGGATCCAGAGCCTTGGGAGTGCGGGAATTCGGTTCGATGACGTTTCCCCAGGTATTTGGAAATTGGCTGGCAACTACCATGATGAAGTATATGCAGGGAGCTGAATTTTCTGATTTGGGCCCATTTCGGGCAATTGTTTGGCCCAAGCTTCTTGAATTGAATATGGTAGATCAGAACTTTGGTTGGACGATCGAGATGCAGATTAAAGCGCATAAAGCTGGTCTTCGATACACGGAAGTTCCGGTGAATTATCGAAAGCGGGTAGGTGTTTCGAAAGTAAGTGGAACGGTTAAGGGAGTATTTGGAGCTGGATGGAAGATCATTTATACGATTTTCAAGTATTGGTAA
- a CDS encoding glycosyltransferase 87 family protein translates to MKRPVRRALILLVFLLMTAGFIFLGYFIPRENFWQTFLVFTLLFAGMIVISFLSIKPKWGWIFVAGMLFRYALLPSIPNWSDDYPRFLWDGELVKLNQNPYLETPEQWLQSHPGSSNDYLVNLYEEMNSPKYFSVYPPLNQIIFYVAAWGGNLNQGSGIVIIRIVLILGEIGVFFLLFKLFDHFEFPANRLILYWLNPLVIMEITGNLHFEGLVLLLLLASLYGLSKNRVGLSGGFWGLSIGMKLLPLMLVPTFFSFAKTGRSNLFWIGSGIAVIAGFIWLLIDNSWVHFFQSLKLYQGKFEFNASIYSLLREIGFWVKGYNIIGELTPILSGVALIGILYVTWKKKPQNLLQLVDLWVLIYLIYLVLQPVVHPWYLIPAFGLSLFTDKKAFLIWTFAVIFSYQAYGNSDYQENPLVLAVEYALLFGAIYWDNYLSKYKSVTTT, encoded by the coding sequence TTGAAAAGGCCAGTCAGACGGGCTCTTATTCTTTTGGTTTTTCTGCTGATGACGGCAGGATTTATCTTTTTAGGCTATTTCATTCCCAGAGAAAATTTTTGGCAAACTTTTTTAGTTTTCACATTGCTTTTTGCAGGGATGATCGTCATTTCTTTTTTGAGCATAAAGCCAAAATGGGGTTGGATTTTTGTTGCCGGAATGCTTTTTAGATATGCCTTATTGCCTTCAATTCCTAATTGGTCGGATGATTACCCCCGTTTTTTATGGGACGGAGAACTGGTGAAATTGAACCAAAATCCTTATTTGGAAACGCCCGAACAATGGCTTCAGAGCCATCCCGGAAGCTCAAATGACTATTTGGTTAATCTTTATGAAGAGATGAATTCCCCGAAGTATTTTTCGGTATATCCACCCTTGAATCAGATAATATTCTATGTTGCCGCCTGGGGCGGAAATCTGAATCAAGGATCAGGTATTGTGATTATCAGAATCGTTCTGATTTTGGGAGAAATTGGTGTTTTCTTCCTTTTATTCAAGCTTTTTGATCATTTTGAGTTCCCTGCGAATAGACTTATTTTGTATTGGTTGAATCCGTTGGTCATCATGGAAATTACCGGAAATCTTCATTTTGAAGGGTTGGTGCTGCTTCTTTTGCTTGCTTCGCTGTATGGGTTAAGCAAAAATAGGGTTGGACTTTCTGGAGGGTTTTGGGGACTTTCGATTGGGATGAAGTTGCTGCCTTTGATGCTGGTTCCTACTTTCTTTTCATTTGCGAAAACCGGAAGATCCAACCTTTTTTGGATTGGATCGGGGATTGCTGTTATTGCTGGATTTATTTGGCTTCTGATAGATAATTCCTGGGTTCATTTCTTTCAAAGTCTGAAACTCTATCAAGGCAAATTTGAATTCAACGCATCAATCTATTCCCTGCTTCGGGAAATAGGCTTTTGGGTGAAGGGTTATAACATCATCGGGGAACTGACTCCCATTCTAAGCGGGGTCGCCTTGATTGGAATCCTCTATGTCACTTGGAAAAAGAAACCTCAAAATCTCTTGCAGCTTGTGGATCTTTGGGTGTTGATTTATTTGATTTACCTGGTTTTGCAGCCGGTCGTCCATCCCTGGTATCTGATTCCGGCGTTTGGCTTGAGCTTATTCACAGATAAAAAAGCCTTCCTTATTTGGACTTTTGCAGTGATATTCTCGTACCAAGCTTATGGCAATTCCGATTACCAAGAAAATCCACTGGTTCTAGCCGTAGAATATGCACTCTTGTTTGGTGCGATATATTGGGACAATTATCTATCAAAATACAAATCGGTAACAACTACATGA